Proteins from a single region of Platichthys flesus chromosome 16, fPlaFle2.1, whole genome shotgun sequence:
- the LOC133971539 gene encoding protein PET100 homolog, mitochondrial, with translation MGVKIEIFRMMLYLSFPVSIFWISNQADYFEEYVVKRKRELFPPNEALHRKELEDFKERMRVRKEKNLNKHISEESQN, from the exons ATGGGCGTTAAAATAGAGATTTTCAGA ATGATGTTGTATCTGTCCTTTCCTGTGTCCATTTTCTGGATCTCGAATCAAGCAGACTACTTTGAGGAATATGTTGTAAAGAGAAAG AGGGAGCTCTTCCCCCCTAACGAGGCACTGCAT aggAAAGAGTTGGAAGACTTCAAAGAGCGAATGCGTGTTCGAAAGGAGAAGAAcctcaataaacatatttctgaGGAATCTCAGAACTGA